A portion of the Paenibacillus marchantiae genome contains these proteins:
- a CDS encoding bifunctional adenosylcobinamide kinase/adenosylcobinamide-phosphate guanylyltransferase: MLITVTGGIGSGKTRFALGYAARISREGIYLSTGDHDPVIPELPSAHYRAIQAGNGQHLTEVLHQINRESNLFLADQRIVIVDSLTAWMAAGFRASDDLDQQRSETQLLLDALLSYQGKLLVITNEMHGSLYPSEEERIFAARMASVNRALQAHSEQMYLLISGLPVDLKDRGLRYED, from the coding sequence TTGCTAATTACGGTCACAGGCGGCATAGGCAGTGGTAAAACCCGATTTGCGCTTGGGTACGCAGCCCGGATTAGCCGGGAGGGCATCTATTTATCCACTGGTGATCATGATCCCGTGATTCCCGAATTGCCATCCGCTCATTATCGTGCCATCCAGGCTGGGAACGGCCAGCACCTGACGGAGGTGCTTCACCAGATTAATCGAGAATCCAATCTCTTCCTGGCAGATCAGCGGATTGTCATTGTGGATAGTCTGACCGCATGGATGGCAGCCGGGTTCAGGGCAAGTGATGATCTGGATCAGCAGCGTTCAGAGACACAGCTGTTGCTGGACGCCCTTCTGTCTTACCAGGGAAAGCTGCTCGTGATTACCAATGAAATGCACGGTTCTTTATATCCTTCAGAGGAAGAACGAATTTTTGCAGCAAGAATGGCGTCAGTTAACCGGGCGTTGCAGGCGCATTCGGAACAGATGTATCTGTTGATATCTGGCTTGCCTGTTGATCTCAAAGATCGAGGGCTGCGATATGAAGATTAG
- a CDS encoding DedA family protein, whose protein sequence is MQNWITDFMEQYGYIGIALIIALENVFPPIPSEIILPFGGFMTTYTSLTLPGVIIAATIGSVLGAVILYGIGLLIDVNRLEKIVERWGHILRIKKEDIHRVDAWFDKYGMWTVLFCRMVPLVRSLISIPAGMSNMKFGLFLLFTTIGTLAWNIILVSVGAALGASWESILHFMDVYSLVVYVLLAIIVVGCIIWWIRRNKTRK, encoded by the coding sequence ATGCAAAACTGGATAACCGATTTCATGGAACAATACGGCTACATAGGCATTGCACTCATTATTGCGCTTGAAAACGTATTTCCCCCCATCCCCTCCGAAATCATATTACCTTTTGGCGGCTTCATGACCACCTACACCAGCCTGACCCTTCCCGGTGTTATTATTGCTGCTACCATTGGTTCTGTGCTTGGGGCTGTCATTCTCTATGGGATCGGACTGCTGATTGATGTCAATCGGCTGGAGAAGATTGTAGAACGTTGGGGTCATATTCTGCGGATCAAAAAAGAAGATATCCACCGTGTCGATGCATGGTTTGACAAATATGGAATGTGGACCGTACTATTCTGTCGCATGGTTCCCCTTGTTCGAAGCCTGATCTCAATTCCTGCCGGCATGTCCAACATGAAATTTGGTTTATTCCTACTCTTCACAACCATTGGAACACTGGCCTGGAATATTATTCTCGTCTCGGTTGGTGCGGCTCTCGGTGCTTCATGGGAGAGTATTCTGCACTTTATGGACGTGTACTCCCTGGTCGTATATGTACTTCTGGCGATTATTGTTGTTGGCTGTATAATCTGGTGGATCAGACGCAATAAAACTCGGAAATAA
- a CDS encoding type 2 periplasmic-binding domain-containing protein, with product MKRFWGLTAIISMIFLLAGCGGKDGFTIFIIDNQGNPSVISEQLQANLQQKLGEEPKVEVITSAMYDVQKIMVEYAAGGHDIFILPEADMKQYGSNGSNIPLDDTFDAEKYKRGVFEGGVLVEKGEGDDGSDIKTESHLYGIPLEDMQMFKDVDYAAQNLFATIPVSASNVEESKKVLKALTE from the coding sequence ATGAAGAGATTTTGGGGGCTTACCGCAATCATTTCTATGATTTTTCTGCTTGCTGGCTGTGGCGGTAAGGACGGTTTTACAATTTTTATCATTGATAACCAAGGAAATCCATCCGTGATCTCGGAGCAGTTGCAAGCTAATTTGCAGCAGAAGCTGGGCGAGGAGCCCAAGGTGGAGGTTATCACCAGTGCAATGTATGATGTGCAGAAAATTATGGTAGAGTACGCGGCCGGTGGTCATGATATTTTCATTTTGCCTGAGGCTGATATGAAGCAGTACGGAAGTAACGGCTCCAATATTCCGCTTGATGATACATTTGATGCGGAGAAGTATAAGCGCGGTGTATTTGAAGGCGGGGTCCTGGTTGAAAAGGGTGAAGGAGATGACGGTTCAGATATCAAGACAGAATCACATCTCTATGGCATTCCCTTGGAAGACATGCAAATGTTCAAAGATGTAGATTATGCTGCGCAAAATCTGTTTGCTACCATTCCGGTGTCGGCGTCTAATGTCGAAGAGTCCAAGAAAGTGCTGAAGGCGCTGACAGAGTAA
- a CDS encoding aspartyl-phosphate phosphatase Spo0E family protein has protein sequence MAEGDHGDRWSVKPDHASLHNVSLEDEIHMLRRKMEQIFLEEKSFTSDIVIEISSLLDLKINEYMKANPIKGK, from the coding sequence TTGGCAGAAGGCGATCATGGCGACCGATGGTCGGTGAAACCGGATCACGCATCTTTGCATAACGTTTCCTTGGAAGATGAGATCCATATGCTACGCCGCAAGATGGAACAGATATTCCTTGAAGAGAAATCATTTACATCCGATATTGTAATTGAAATTAGCAGTTTGCTAGATTTGAAGATTAATGAATACATGAAGGCTAATCCGATTAAAGGAAAGTAA